The following proteins come from a genomic window of Vallitaleaceae bacterium 9-2:
- a CDS encoding response regulator transcription factor: protein MSEKILIVEDEKKISRFLELELRHEEYEVLKAYDGRTGLELALNEAPDLIILDLMLPGMSGIEVCRRLRQAKESVPIIMLTAKDDVSDKVMGLDMGADDYMTKPFAIEELLARIRVAIKRKGAEPAAAAEVLRYQELKVDHIKHQVQYKEDIIELTKKEYELLRYLLENKNIALDREKILEKVWGYDYYGDTNVIDVYIRYLRSKIDQKYGVDMIKTVRGVGYIIYDE, encoded by the coding sequence ATGTCAGAAAAAATATTAATTGTAGAAGATGAAAAAAAAATATCCCGCTTTTTGGAGTTGGAACTTCGTCATGAAGAATATGAGGTCTTAAAGGCTTATGATGGAAGAACGGGGCTTGAACTTGCACTAAATGAAGCCCCGGATCTTATTATTCTTGATTTGATGCTACCTGGGATGAGTGGTATTGAAGTATGTCGCCGCTTAAGGCAAGCCAAAGAAAGTGTACCCATAATTATGTTAACCGCAAAAGACGATGTATCGGATAAAGTTATGGGATTGGATATGGGAGCAGACGATTATATGACAAAACCCTTTGCTATTGAAGAACTTTTGGCTCGTATTCGTGTTGCCATCAAACGTAAAGGGGCAGAACCGGCAGCAGCAGCTGAGGTGTTGCGTTACCAAGAATTAAAAGTTGATCATATAAAACATCAGGTTCAATATAAAGAAGACATTATTGAACTGACTAAAAAAGAATATGAACTTTTACGATATTTGCTAGAAAACAAGAACATAGCATTAGACCGTGAAAAAATCCTCGAGAAGGTTTGGGGATATGATTATTATGGTGACACCAATGTCATCGATGTTTATATTCGCTATTTACGCTCAAAGATTGATCAAAAGTATGGCGTTGATATGATCAAAACAGTTAGAGGAGTTGGATATATTATATATGATGAATAG
- a CDS encoding TPM domain-containing protein — protein MRKGILGIALLMILQLHVLYADTQNVIDDMGYLSEDEQASLQATIETIQTQYLMDAVIVITDDTQGKSSMEFADDFFDYNGYGIGEEYDGILLLVNMGARELWISTTGSHTINQYSHLTNSMVNSVSPYLSDGEYYEAGMEFLNLIIGIENEVPTSSQNYSSQDDNAYDYSDDTSSVQYREETVSTRVEDMVASPWPYLGAIIIASVITGVITGASKGSVTITNRTYEKPGSFSLTRQTDRFIRENTTRVKIETKSSSSSGGGTHTGSSGRSHGGSGGSF, from the coding sequence ATGCGTAAAGGAATTTTGGGTATTGCATTATTAATGATATTACAGCTGCATGTACTCTATGCAGATACGCAAAATGTTATTGATGATATGGGTTATTTAAGTGAGGACGAACAGGCATCCTTGCAAGCAACCATTGAAACCATTCAAACCCAATATTTAATGGATGCAGTTATTGTAATTACAGATGATACACAGGGGAAATCTTCAATGGAATTTGCGGATGATTTCTTTGATTATAATGGCTATGGGATTGGTGAGGAATACGATGGGATATTGTTACTGGTCAATATGGGTGCAAGGGAATTATGGATTAGTACTACCGGTAGCCATACAATTAATCAATATAGTCATTTGACCAATAGCATGGTAAATAGTGTGTCCCCCTATCTAAGTGATGGTGAGTATTATGAAGCTGGAATGGAATTTTTAAATCTAATTATTGGTATAGAAAACGAAGTCCCTACTTCATCCCAAAATTATTCTTCACAAGATGACAATGCGTATGACTATAGCGATGATACAAGTAGCGTACAATATAGAGAAGAGACCGTTTCGACGAGGGTAGAAGACATGGTAGCGTCACCATGGCCATATCTAGGGGCGATTATTATTGCTTCCGTCATCACAGGGGTGATTACAGGAGCAAGCAAAGGAAGCGTAACGATTACAAACCGAACATATGAAAAGCCAGGAAGTTTTAGTTTGACACGACAAACCGACCGATTTATTCGAGAAAATACAACTCGCGTAAAAATAGAGACAAAATCCTCTTCAAGTTCGGGAGGTGGAACGCACACGGGAAGCAGCGGACGAAGTCATGGTGGTAGTGGCGGCAGTTTTTAA
- a CDS encoding DNA helicase PriA, with protein MATVSAYKCLNCQAPLGFDPKSGQWKCHYCFSEFTKQELDKVYKEEEVTQSTGTLNAYHCNNCGAEIVADETTSATFCLYCKSPSLIKERFKGEFHPKYVIPFKITHEDAEEIYKKWIRKKLFAPTQFKNDEEIEKIKGVYAPFWLYDCEANGQIQGQATKVSSWRSGNYRYTRTKYYHVEREGRVKYERIPVDASTKFDDKFMVMIEPYDYQALADFSMHYMTGFFAETYDVDEATCKKTMKERVDDFISNRIRNTVTGYTSFSVQHASSNLNYASESYALMPVYLLVNEYKDKKHMFIVNGQTGKVVGETPIDHKRQLVFWLIALGITWVIIVFGGALFG; from the coding sequence ATGGCGACGGTAAGTGCATATAAATGTTTGAACTGTCAAGCGCCTTTGGGATTTGATCCCAAAAGTGGTCAGTGGAAATGCCACTATTGCTTTAGTGAATTTACAAAACAGGAGCTTGACAAAGTATATAAAGAAGAAGAGGTAACTCAGTCCACAGGGACACTAAACGCTTATCATTGTAATAATTGTGGTGCAGAAATCGTTGCTGATGAAACAACATCAGCAACCTTCTGTTTGTATTGCAAAAGTCCAAGTCTCATTAAAGAGCGTTTTAAAGGTGAATTTCACCCCAAATATGTCATTCCATTTAAGATAACGCATGAAGATGCAGAAGAAATTTACAAAAAATGGATACGTAAAAAACTTTTTGCCCCAACACAGTTTAAAAATGATGAGGAAATTGAAAAGATTAAAGGGGTATATGCACCCTTTTGGTTGTATGATTGCGAAGCAAACGGCCAGATTCAGGGACAAGCAACAAAAGTATCAAGTTGGCGTTCTGGCAATTATCGATATACTCGTACCAAGTATTATCATGTGGAACGTGAAGGACGGGTGAAGTATGAACGTATACCCGTGGATGCATCGACAAAATTTGACGATAAGTTTATGGTTATGATTGAACCTTATGATTATCAGGCATTGGCGGATTTTTCCATGCACTATATGACAGGTTTTTTTGCTGAAACTTATGATGTTGATGAAGCAACATGTAAAAAAACGATGAAAGAGCGTGTCGATGATTTTATTTCAAATCGAATTCGAAATACTGTTACAGGATACACAAGCTTTTCTGTTCAACATGCTTCGTCAAATCTTAATTATGCGTCAGAATCCTATGCGCTGATGCCTGTATATTTACTTGTCAATGAATACAAAGATAAAAAGCATATGTTTATTGTGAATGGTCAAACAGGAAAAGTGGTTGGAGAAACACCGATTGATCACAAACGTCAACTTGTATTTTGGCTTATTGCTCTGGGAATTACCTGGGTAATTATTGTGTTTGGAGGTGCTCTTTTTGGATAA
- a CDS encoding SPFH domain-containing protein: MGIIKAAINSVKGELADQWLETIEPRSMNNSTLSTAGILVRKDDRRNSNRKGTEDVISNGSVIHVPENTYMLLVDGGRIIAATDEAGYYQVDNSRAPSLFFSSKEDVAIDGYNNTNGQSIERPGGIENTLLDTWERFKFSGSTPQKQRVVYINKMEIPDIRFGTKNPLPYTDRVLVPGRVVPCKITSFGTYSIKISDPILFYNEVCDKQSKTDFKKDDMAEQYINEFLMAYQTALASLSMDQILVSDIPIQSARLGKYMADTLDDEWLSKRGFYIQSVGIAGINYDEKTDELLSKYGNDSILLDPNARAARVAGGLAAGLEGAGSNEGGSMMGFAGVGMGMNAAGNMGSILNPQPSANTPVQSQQAMQTQTSGATGAATNGWTCACGKQNGESSKFCSQCGQKKPQSNEWTCTCGQVNHGNFCTQCGKQKAQEVTYSCNKCGWEPEDPKNPPKFCPNCGDVFDITDRN; encoded by the coding sequence ATGGGCATTATAAAAGCAGCAATTAATTCTGTCAAAGGGGAGTTGGCTGATCAATGGCTAGAAACAATTGAACCTCGCTCAATGAATAATTCAACATTATCAACAGCGGGGATTCTTGTACGAAAAGATGACCGACGTAATAGTAATAGAAAAGGAACAGAAGATGTCATCTCAAATGGTTCCGTTATTCATGTTCCGGAAAATACATATATGCTTTTGGTAGATGGAGGACGGATTATTGCAGCTACTGATGAAGCTGGATATTATCAAGTGGATAATTCACGAGCCCCTTCGTTGTTTTTTTCTTCAAAAGAAGATGTGGCGATTGACGGATATAACAATACCAATGGACAAAGCATCGAGCGACCGGGTGGAATTGAAAATACACTTCTAGATACATGGGAACGGTTTAAATTTTCAGGTTCTACGCCACAAAAGCAGCGGGTCGTATATATAAATAAAATGGAGATTCCAGATATTCGTTTTGGAACAAAAAATCCACTTCCTTATACAGATAGAGTCTTAGTTCCAGGCAGAGTTGTTCCATGTAAGATTACCTCTTTTGGAACCTATTCTATTAAAATTAGTGACCCCATACTCTTTTATAACGAAGTATGTGACAAACAAAGCAAAACGGACTTTAAAAAAGATGACATGGCAGAACAATATATCAATGAGTTTTTGATGGCATATCAGACCGCTTTGGCGAGTCTATCCATGGACCAAATCTTAGTGTCTGATATACCGATTCAAAGCGCACGTCTAGGTAAATATATGGCAGATACATTAGATGATGAGTGGTTAAGTAAGCGCGGATTTTACATTCAATCTGTAGGTATCGCAGGCATCAATTATGACGAAAAAACAGATGAGTTGTTATCAAAATATGGCAACGATTCGATTCTCTTAGATCCAAACGCACGTGCAGCCCGTGTTGCAGGCGGATTAGCAGCTGGCCTAGAAGGCGCAGGATCCAATGAAGGCGGTTCAATGATGGGATTTGCCGGTGTAGGTATGGGGATGAATGCTGCAGGCAATATGGGAAGTATCTTAAATCCACAACCATCAGCCAATACACCGGTACAATCACAGCAAGCCATGCAAACGCAAACCTCTGGCGCAACCGGGGCGGCTACAAACGGATGGACATGTGCATGTGGCAAGCAAAATGGTGAGAGCTCAAAGTTTTGTAGTCAATGTGGTCAAAAAAAGCCACAATCCAATGAATGGACATGTACTTGCGGACAAGTAAATCATGGTAACTTTTGCACTCAGTGTGGAAAGCAAAAGGCTCAGGAAGTTACATATAGCTGTAATAAATGTGGTTGGGAACCTGAGGATCCCAAAAACCCACCTAAATTCTGTCCAAATTGCGGAGATGTATTTGATATAACGGATCGAAATTAA
- a CDS encoding HD-GYP domain-containing protein, with protein MRFIPVQSLMEGMVIAKSLYDINQQLLLREGTVVQKGYIDRIAQLGYQGIYIDDEISKDIEVKDVIRDELRMKAIQSVKDAFIYTDLSTAKGHKQAKQKIDVTKMLITNIVEEILENKDTMVNLIDLKFFDDYTFFHSVNVAVLSILIGAELGLSREQLYNLGLASILHDIGKIFIDKDILNKPDALTESEYAIIQKHSEYGYTYLKNTFEIPAAAYVAVLQHHEHYNGLGYPNQKSKEDISLLGRIICVADVYDALTSNRPYRKGLLPSEAMEYIMANGGIMFDVKLTKIFARKVAPYPVGTYVRLSTGDLGIVVKNNSEACMRPQVKIFVDKYGNKVKPNIIDLKEDRLLRNVTITGINDIA; from the coding sequence ATGAGATTTATTCCGGTACAGAGTTTAATGGAAGGCATGGTTATTGCTAAAAGCCTTTATGATATAAATCAGCAGCTGTTATTACGCGAAGGAACAGTTGTACAAAAAGGATATATAGACCGTATAGCTCAATTAGGGTACCAAGGTATCTATATTGATGATGAGATATCAAAAGATATTGAAGTCAAAGATGTCATTCGTGATGAACTGCGTATGAAGGCGATTCAATCGGTTAAAGATGCTTTTATATATACAGACTTATCAACGGCAAAGGGACATAAACAAGCAAAGCAAAAAATTGATGTGACCAAGATGCTGATTACAAATATTGTTGAAGAAATTCTTGAAAATAAAGATACAATGGTGAATCTCATTGACCTAAAGTTTTTTGATGATTATACATTTTTTCACTCTGTCAATGTGGCTGTATTGAGCATACTTATTGGAGCGGAGTTGGGATTGTCACGAGAGCAGTTATATAATCTGGGTCTAGCATCTATTCTCCACGACATTGGTAAGATTTTTATTGATAAGGATATTTTGAATAAACCGGATGCATTGACAGAAAGCGAATATGCAATTATTCAAAAACATTCTGAATATGGCTATACATATTTAAAAAATACATTTGAAATACCTGCAGCTGCATATGTTGCAGTTTTACAGCATCATGAACACTATAATGGGTTGGGATATCCAAATCAAAAATCCAAGGAAGATATATCGCTTTTAGGACGTATTATATGTGTTGCAGACGTATATGATGCATTAACATCCAACCGACCATATCGGAAAGGATTACTTCCATCAGAAGCTATGGAATATATTATGGCCAATGGTGGTATTATGTTTGATGTCAAATTGACAAAAATCTTTGCAAGAAAAGTTGCTCCGTATCCAGTAGGTACATATGTACGGTTAAGTACAGGAGACTTGGGAATTGTTGTGAAGAATAATTCGGAGGCGTGTATGCGACCTCAGGTTAAAATTTTTGTGGATAAATATGGAAACAAAGTAAAGCCGAATATTATTGATTTAAAAGAAGATCGTTTATTGCGCAACGTGACAATAACTGGAATTAATGATATAGCATAG
- a CDS encoding rubrerythrin family protein: MSKSLKGTKTADNLMKAFAGESQARMRYTYYASQAKKEGYVQISNIFQETADNEKEHAKRFYKFLIEDLNGEMNEINGASYPIALGKTLENLKAAADGEQEEWEDLYPTFADIAEEEGFPAIATTFRKIAEVEKHHEERYRKLADNITNGVVFKKDESIAWKCGNCGYIHVGKVAPELCPACQHAQKYFEILCDNF, encoded by the coding sequence ATGAGCAAATCTTTAAAAGGAACAAAAACAGCGGATAATTTAATGAAGGCATTTGCAGGTGAGTCACAAGCAAGAATGCGTTATACGTATTATGCCAGTCAAGCAAAAAAAGAAGGATATGTTCAGATTTCTAACATTTTTCAAGAGACAGCAGATAACGAAAAAGAACATGCTAAACGCTTCTATAAGTTTTTAATTGAAGACCTAAACGGAGAAATGAATGAGATTAATGGAGCGTCCTATCCGATTGCATTAGGTAAGACATTGGAAAACTTAAAAGCGGCAGCAGATGGAGAACAAGAAGAATGGGAAGATCTATATCCAACATTTGCAGACATTGCTGAAGAAGAAGGATTCCCAGCGATTGCAACGACATTTAGAAAAATTGCAGAAGTAGAAAAGCATCATGAAGAAAGATACCGTAAATTAGCCGATAACATCACAAATGGTGTTGTCTTTAAAAAAGATGAATCGATTGCATGGAAATGTGGAAACTGCGGTTATATTCATGTTGGAAAAGTTGCACCTGAGCTCTGTCCTGCATGTCAGCATGCACAAAAATATTTTGAAATTCTTTGTGATAATTTCTAA
- a CDS encoding cation diffusion facilitator family transporter yields MNNRNSNIHYVAISGMIGNIFLLIIKLIVGLMSHSQAMIADGLNSAGDVFASLMTYIGNKISSQPYDEEHPYGHGKAEYIFSMLISISLFIVAFNIVKSSIDSLTNHTAFLFTPWLIVVAFLTIIIKLSLYFYSNHIGHKYNSLLAFANAEDHRNDVFITSFTLLSIITAYFELYFIDSIVGVAIGIWIAYTGLSIFSSAYYVLMDTTIDQDIKDELFELIGNIDGVDHVDTITSKPIGLNFLLIVKISVDGNLSIIKGHQIGDQVKQKLLNYNYVDEVIVHLNATQIHPQKEYIK; encoded by the coding sequence ATGAACAACAGAAATTCAAACATACATTATGTTGCCATAAGCGGTATGATTGGCAATATATTTTTACTTATTATTAAACTTATTGTCGGATTGATGAGCCATAGTCAGGCAATGATTGCGGATGGTTTAAATAGTGCCGGTGATGTGTTTGCCTCTTTAATGACCTATATCGGCAACAAAATTTCTTCACAGCCTTATGATGAAGAACATCCCTATGGACATGGAAAAGCGGAATACATCTTCAGTATGCTTATCAGTATCTCTCTTTTTATTGTTGCTTTTAATATTGTCAAAAGTTCTATTGATTCACTAACGAATCACACTGCATTTTTATTTACTCCATGGTTAATCGTTGTTGCTTTTTTAACAATAATAATCAAATTAAGCTTATATTTTTATTCCAACCATATAGGCCATAAATACAACTCTCTTTTGGCTTTTGCCAATGCTGAAGATCATCGTAACGATGTTTTTATAACTTCATTTACGTTGCTAAGTATCATTACTGCATATTTCGAATTATATTTTATTGACAGTATCGTTGGTGTGGCTATCGGTATTTGGATTGCATATACCGGATTGTCCATTTTTAGTAGTGCATATTATGTTCTCATGGACACAACGATAGATCAAGATATTAAAGACGAACTTTTTGAACTTATCGGCAATATCGACGGTGTTGATCATGTAGATACGATTACTTCAAAACCCATTGGATTAAACTTTTTACTTATTGTTAAAATATCCGTTGATGGTAATTTAAGTATAATAAAAGGTCACCAAATCGGTGACCAAGTCAAACAAAAACTGTTAAATTATAATTAT